The following DNA comes from Lynx canadensis isolate LIC74 chromosome B1, mLynCan4.pri.v2, whole genome shotgun sequence.
TCAACCTTCTTCAAGCAGAAGCCTGTGTGGTACTTCTCCAGGCCTACCAATAGACGACTCAGTTCTCCTCTTTTGAGGAGAGTCCACAGTCTGCTTCCTCTGGCCTGAGGATTAGCTACTGATCTGGCTTGAATTTATCAGAGCTTCTCACCTTAGGCATCCAAATATGGCTTTCAGCAAATCAGGCAGGTTTCCTTtagaattttcaaacatttggaTTTTATATAACTTCTAATAGTGTTTCTAAAGGACTTTTAAGTAGtctaaaaaaatctgtttttgggacacctgggtggctgagtcagttgaacgtccgactttggctcaggtcacgatcccgcagtctgtgagttcgagccccgcatcgcatcgggctctgtgctgacagctcagagcctggagcctgctttggattctgtgtctcccttcttctctgcccctcccccgctcatgctctgtctctctctctctgtcaaaaataaataaacattcaaaaaaaattttttttaatctttttaaatgctCTATGCAAACTCCCAAGACAATATTCCATAAGAAATGGCATTAATTGTGCTGATCTAAAATGCCAACAATTGCAAGATCCCTTAGATCCCATCCCTTGATTGTAAGTGTAATTTACAAGGTCTAGAGAGGCAAAAAAGTAGGACAGGAATTTATAGAGGAAAAGAACATTCAAAGTCCAGGTAACCCAGTCCTAGGCTTGGCTAGAAGAAAATTAGCCTTCCCTTAGGCATCGAGGGCCACTGTAAGCTTATGGCCAGAACAGTGGTCAGGCATTCTGGACAACTTACgaccaggagaaagaaagaaaacaagaagtagaagaggaacaaaagagaaagaaggaagaggaaaaacaaatagccAAAGTAGAGATTTTAGAAACCTCAGTGAAGTCCTAGAATCCTTTCAGATGGGTGCAAACTAGATGAAGATCCCCAAATTCCCTTCTCTTGGCCTTGACTTGCTTGAGCAATTTATCTCTAGGATAAGGGAAACTCTGGAGATTAATGAGAATAATACATGCTTCCCATCCCCATACTGTCTTGGCTTCCCAACGGATTGCATTTTTAGTGTCTGGAAGCACCCAGCttcagtattttaatattaacttcttttttaatttggtcacctctgtctctcttactgGTCAAAGAGGCAAACTATTAGGAAGCAAGTTTATGATCAAATGCAAAATAATGCCCTTGTAATATGATGGAGCCTAGTGGCAGGACACTGTGTCTCTTGAGTTGTGTCATTTCCTTGGAGCCCTGCACAGTGTGAACAAGCTCACTTCACTTTTCCTCTCCTAAAGAATTTGCATTTTGGCTCATCAAGGCATCCCTTTTTCCTGGCAACTGCGAGACCACATGTGACTTCACAAAAGCTGCATGAGCTGATGCCAGATGGCCACCTCTAAGCCAAGTCCTCCTTCAAGATGGCTGAGTACAGAGAACCAGAGATGTGGTTTCTGAGGACAGCAGGTAACCAAGCAAATAGTAGCTGTCTACAACTCACCCAGATGCTTCTCTCTGGCCATACCACATCCTTGAAATACAGCCTGTGACTAGATTGAGATGGTCCTCAATTCAGGGAAAAGATCCACATGACTTTGGACTGCAAGTAACTTAATCCCTTTGAGCCTGATGCATCAACtataaatgtgaataataatacaGACTTTGTAGGGTTGTTggtggaattaaataaaatgtacaagcATCCAGCATAGCAGGAAGTTTTCAGCAAATGTcagatatgatgatgatgatgatgacgaagAAACTTCTAGATCCTTTCTTGATCTCTCTAGCCCAGGCTTCAGAAGGTTAAAAAGAGCCCTCAATTGTCACTGAAGTCAGTGGCCCAGGAATACAGAGTGTGACAGAATATGCAAAGGTTGGCTTTGGAGAACTTTGCTAAGGGTAACAGTCACAGCCAAGGGCTGACAAAATAActactaatatttactgagtgctcatTATATGctagacaattttttttcaacggtttatttattttgggacagagagagacagagcatgaacgggggaggggcagagagagagggagacacagaatcggaaacaggctccaggctctgagccatcagcccagagcccgacgcggggctcgaactcacggaccgcgagatcgtgacctgagctgaagtcggacgcttaaccgactgcgccacccaggcgcccctagacaattttttttaagtgggtttcTGCcctgcacagaacccaatgtggagcccaactcaagcttgaactcaccaccctgagatcaagacctgagctaagatcaagagtcagatgcttaattgactgagccacccaggcacccctatgccaGGCATTTTTAAGCTTACaagttttaaagtatttagtCCTCACAACTGCCCCCTGGAAAAAATACTGTTCCCACTTTTTTcttaggaggaaactgaggcatagagggGTTAGGTAACATGGACAGGATCACACAGCAGGAAGCCAACCCCATCTGGTTTGTCTCCACAACCTATGTTCTTTACAGTCTCTGCAAGAGGAAGAATTCATTTCAGCCCACAAAATCATACCTTTCCAGACCCGGGAAGAGATCTCATTTTGCAAAAAGACTCAGAAAGGGAAGTGAAAGTTAGAAAGGGCAACAGGAGGAGTGGTGTTGGGATAAGTATCCCCAGGTTTGAAATGAAGTTCAAGGCCTGGAAGGGGGCAGGCTTTGGGATCCCCAGGAGGAGGGAGAATGTTCGGCAGCGTATTTATAGCTCATGGTATCTTTCTGGTAAGTGAACAAGACAAGGAGTAGGCAGAGGTAtggaacacaaaaggaaaaaagacagttatGTCTATGAAGAGTGGAACATCGGCCAGTGGATCAGAATGGATGTCAAGAGTAGATGTCAACCTCTAGGCTTATTTATCCCTGACATGACAGATAGGTGGCGCAAATGGGAAAAGCCCACCTGAATCCTTAATTTTCCAGCCTTGATTCTAGAGTGAGTATTCATAAATTACATGGATAAATAATGACTGAATGCCTCCACCCAGTGGTACCTCCATATTGGAAAACAACGACCTGCTACTTCCCTAGGCCAGTAGGCAGGATTATCCGCAAATAGCCTATAACCATGTCCCTAGCACCACAGTAGACATTTTGGATCGTGTTAATCTTGGTTTTTTAGactttttagtaatctctacctGAAACTGAGCAATTTTGTTCATGATCAATGTGGGCCACAAAGCCACATTTTGTTAGTACTTGTGACTGTCACCAATGGAAGtcatagatatttttatttcacattggAGCTTTTGAAACTATCTCCATGTATCATTTATATTCCCCATTAATTTGAAATCATGGTAATTACTAGACTAGCCACTATATcttgttatttaatatataaataaagaaacacataTATGACTATAttacaaattatggaagcagcccaagtgtccatcgatagatgaatggataaagaagctgtgatatatatatatatatatatatatgcacacacacaatggggtaTTATTGAGAATGAAATCtcaatattgccatttgcaatgacatagatagagctagagagtataatgctaagcaaaataagtcagagaaagacaaatattatatgattttactcatatgtggaatttaagaaacaaaacaaacaagcaaaggggagaaagagagagagacaaactaagaaacacACTCTAAactacagagaaccaactgatggttatcagaggggaggtaggtggggggatgggcaaaataggtgatggggattaaggagtgcacttgctgtgatgagcactgggtgatgtatggaagcgttgaatcactatattgtacccctgaaactaatataacactgtatgtccactgtactggaattaaaacaaaaaattaatacataagaaaattaaaacatttttgatgattttattttaattggtttCTTTTGCAATCTTATGCATTTTAGTTTTTGCgtttaaaaatgttatcttgAGAAGAGTGCATAGACATAACCAGATTGCCAAGGGGTCTATGGCACATAAAAAAAGGTAACAGCTCCTGGTTATTTGATGAGAGCAGGTgtcgcccccgccccccccatcctCCGCCCCCCATGCGGTGAAGCTCTGACTTTCAGAACCTTTATTAGGACCAGAGCTTGTGATCCATTTGCTCTACAGGTGGAAGAAGTCTTAGAAAAGTTTTAAACCCAACAAtgcttcttcaaagaaaaaatagaataaaacaaccCCAAAAGCTGAACAAAGAAAGTTCTAGGATTTTAAAGATCACTGGCTGACTGGAGGAGACAGTGGAGAAGAGGCGGTGATTCCAAGGTTTCAGTGGGACTTGAATGCCCGCCTACTATTTACTGAGTGTGTGCACaagccaagcactgtgctgagtgcACCCCAGAGCAGCCCTCTGTGATGAAGGAGATGCATTCCTTCTTTTACACTATTGAAATTAAAAGCTATTGAATCACTTGTCCAAGTCACATCGCTAATGGTGAAGTTAGGACTCAAGCCAAACCCAGCCTCTAAAACAATAtgctaaaaagtttttttaaaaaagagagagaggtggggaggggggaggaattCTTCATTTGCCTAGCTgtcattcactttattttttgtctgaACCTGAAGCTATTTGGTTTGTTAAAATACCCCAAGGCCAAGTGATTGAGCAATGATGTTACTTTAGCCATGTGTTTTATGTCAAAGACCTCCCTCTGGGGAAAGTCAGACATCAAGGGGGAAGTAAAACCTTCTTACCTGGACATAATTTCATTAGGGAACCAAATGGATGACTGTTTGCTATTTGCTATCCAATGATTTAAGCAGTGATTTCCAGAACAGGAAGAGCCTGGGTGTAAAACTTAATTTCTTTAAGGTCCCAGTGGCATGGCCACCTGAGGCAAAAGTAGAGTGTAAACTTGGTTTGTCTGAGTCATAAGATATTGTGCTATAGTCCTTTCTATGTGTTAGATACTTTGCCAGCTGTTTTGCATTTGTGATATATTATAGGTTTTCAAAACTCCTGAGGTAgataattctcattttatagattaaaaaaaatacaagtaacagAAAGGCTGAGCAACTTACTTAAGATCCTAGAGCTGGTAAGTGCTCCAAACCCCTGTCCCTTTGATCCCCAAACCTTATTCTCTAAGGGGTCTCAGAGTCCAGAGGAGTGGCTGAGGTAACAGTCTAGAGCCAGGCACTGCCCTTAGCCCACAGCTCACTCCCTAGGCCAATGTCGAAAAGGGTAGaaagggtgatggaaatgttctggaatttgaTCATGGTGATGGCTAcccaactttgtgaatatactaaaacctcttgaactgtatacttaaaaagggTGAattaattttatgatatgtgaatcatatctcaaaaatttttaatgaataaatttgaCATTTAACATTGTTTAAGTTTAAAGTATATGGTGTATTACTTGGATACTTTTAATATTGTAATATTATTGCTGATGTAGTGATATTTATTACATTACTAACAGTAATAATTGTAGTACAATATTATTGTCTTTGTTCATtatactgtgcattagatctctatggcttatttagTACTCATTATTTAGACTTATTTGGTACTTATTCTATCACTCTTATTCCCCCCCCCAATCCTCAtaccctggtaaccatcagtttgctctgtTTTTTATAGGTTTAacgtttttagattccacatataagtgatatcatatagtacttgtttttttctgtctgatttatctcacttaatAATGTGcctaaggtccatccatgtggcaCATGAAAGAATATcctcctttctcatggctgaataatattcattgtgtgtatgtaccacattaagaaaatcaatttgggttgtttccatatcttggctattgggaATAAGGCTGCAATTAACAAGGGAGTGCAAATGTCTGGTCAGTCTTGGTTTTAGGCACTCGTTGGCCACTGCACAGACCAGGCTCTGCTCACTGGCGCATCTGGCTCTGCTTCCTCTGCAACCATGTCTGACAATCCCAGTGTGCCTGAGATTGAGAAACTCATGAAGtcgaaattgaagaagacagaaagacaagagaaaaatccACCGTCTTCAAAAGAAACGATTGAACAGGAGAAGCAAGCAAGTGAGTTGTAATGAGGGGTGTGCCATCAGCATGCACTGTATATTTCACAAGCATTGCCTTCTTTTAGCtgtttaactttgtaaaatgCAAACAGATCAGATCAAATTTACGTGACTGAACTGCCCCTTTTCACATCAAAGAATCGGGAACTACTGACAATGAAGGCTACTCCAGCCTCTCCCATCTGCCTGTTTAGCtggcagggaaggaaaagaacttGCATGTTGGGGAAGGAAGAAGCTGGGTGTGATTGACAGAGAAATCTAGAGTAAAAACTAAGCCAATTCAAGGTGCCCTGCAGGCTGTAAAATGCAGTTTAATCAGAATGCCACTTCTTTGttcaaatgattttaattatcagaatgcacaatttttaaaatatgctaataaaaagtttaaaacctgaaaaaatcctgtttttagtttctttgggTATAGCCCCAGATACGGAATTGCTGGATTGAgtggtagatttatttttaatttttggtgaaactccatattgttttccatagtggttggaCTAATTTACATCCCCACAAACAATGGGTTGggaaaagggttcccttttcaccacatcctcaccagcacttgtctcttgtctttttgatgatagccattctaacaggtgtaaggtggtatctccttgtggttttgatttgcatgtccctgatggttagtgatgttgagcatcatttcatgtatctgttggccatcttgtTGCCCTCCTCGGAAAGTCTatttagttcctctgcccatttgttaaagattttattttttaaaatgtttatttatttttgagagaaaatgaaagagagagagagagaaagtgggggaggggcagtgagcaAGGGAGACGGAGGACCTGAAGCAGCAACCTGCCAAGGgcagaaagcctgatgtagggcttgaattcatgtgagatcatgacctgagctgaagtgggacacttaaccgactaagccacccaggtgccccttaagatttcatttttaagatcgaccttatgacccagcaatagcactgctaggaatttacccaagggatacaggagtgctgatgcatagaggcacttgtaccccaatgtttataacagcactttcaacaagagccaaattatggaaagagcctaaacgtccatcaactgatgaatggataaagaaattgtggtttatatacacaatggaatactacgtggcaatgagaaggaatgaaatctggccttttgtagcaacatggatggaactggagagtgttatgctaagtgaaataagtcatacagagaaagacagataccatatgttttcactcttatgtggatcctgagaaacttaacagaagatcatgggggaggggaaggaaaagaaaatgtgagagagggagggagccaaaccataagagactcttaagaacggAGAATAAAGTGAGGAttgatgggggctgggaaggaggggagggtgggtgatgggcattgaggagggcacctgttgggatgagcactgggtgttgtatggaaaccaattttacaacaaatttcatagtttaaaaaaagatttcatttttaagcaatctTTACATCCATCATGGGGCTGGAAACCACAaactggagatcaagagttgcccgctccaccaactgagccagccaggcacccctcctctgcccaaatttaattggatttttaaaaatatgtatttattttggggagagcacaagtgggggaggggcagagagaggagggcagaggatctgaagcgggctgtgcgctgacagactgacagcagcaagcctgaagtggggctcgaactcacgaacctgctcgatcacgatctgagctgaagttgggcgctcaactgactgaaccacccaggtgtccctaattgatttttttatcattaagttgactgagttctttacatattttacatattaaccTCCATCTGATATATGGCTTGCAAAAATTTTCTTCTGTAGGTCGTCttcattttgcttattgtttcttttgctgtgcagaagcttttgagtttAACGGAGTCCCATTTGTTGATTTTGGCTCCTGttgtttggttgttgtttgtgcttttggcatCATGTCCAAAATCGTGTCCGAAACCAGTATCAACGAGCttcttccctatgttttcttctaggagttttatggtatcaggtcttctgtttaagtctttgatccattttgagttaatttttgtaagcgGTATGAAACAGAGGTTCAATTTTGTTGTTCTGTATGTTTCTCCAGTGtttcagcactatttgttaaagtgactctcctttccccattgagtattcttggtttcTTTGTCATATATTAGTTGACCACGTATGCTGGGATTTcattctgggctctctcttccgTTCCATTGTTGATGtatctacttttgtgccagttCCACAGTTTTTATTACTATggttttgtagtatagtttgaaatcctGAAGCATGATACTTCCAGCCTTGTTcatttctcagcttttttttttttaaagcagagacTAATATGGGAAACCCAGCATCGATTTGTCTTCTTTTCTGATGTCCTTGATTTCTTGCAGGCAAAGTTCATACACACCTTCATCTTAGTCTTAAGTCAGAACAACATAAATtaacagagagggaagagagtggAAATATTACTGTTTTCTTAAGCAATTATCCTTTCCACCCCCCTCTAGTGAATGTACTACAATACTGATTTCAAAACAAAGTGggcaaaaatttcttaattttgcctTATGTTTTGTGGTGGTTTTCTCCACCTAATCATTGAAAGTCCAGAGAACTGTGAAAATAGTCAGACATTTAAGTATCCCTCTACCTGACCATAGAGTGAAGCAATCATGTGTGGAAACTCCTCTGTAGGGCCGGTCTCATCTTCTGTTAAAGGAGAagaagtcggggcacctgggtggctcagtcggttaagcggccgacttcggctcaggtcatgatttcacggtcgag
Coding sequences within:
- the LOC115511623 gene encoding thymosin beta-4, Y-chromosomal-like; this encodes MSDNPSVPEIEKLMKSKLKKTERQEKNPPSSKETIEQEKQASEL